One Natronolimnobius sp. AArcel1 genomic region harbors:
- the mvk gene encoding mevalonate kinase: MAVSSAPGKVYLFGEHAVVYGEPAVPCAIEVRARVTAEQRTDSKLRVHADDLSLDGFTVEYGGTTGEHPHVDAPESLLMAATQYVDGAIEQVRDVTGEDEIGFDVTIESDIPLGAGLGSSAAVVVSAIDAATRELGVTLETDEIAERAYRTEHAVQEGQASRADTFCSATGGAVRVEGDDCRAIDAPDLPLVIGFDGGAGDTGELVAGVRDLREEYDFAADTVETIGDIVRNGEDALAAGDLEELGRLMNFNHGLLSALGVSSRSLDSMVWAARDANAHGAKLTGAGGGGCIVALDPTPETETALSFTPGCEDAFRAELAETGVKRLE; encoded by the coding sequence ATGGCAGTCTCGAGCGCTCCCGGGAAGGTCTATCTGTTCGGGGAGCACGCGGTGGTCTACGGCGAGCCTGCGGTCCCGTGTGCAATCGAGGTACGGGCGCGGGTCACCGCCGAGCAACGAACTGACAGCAAACTGCGCGTTCACGCCGATGATCTGAGTCTGGACGGCTTCACGGTAGAATACGGGGGCACGACCGGTGAACACCCCCATGTCGACGCGCCGGAATCGCTGTTGATGGCAGCGACCCAGTACGTCGACGGCGCGATCGAGCAGGTCCGCGACGTGACCGGCGAGGACGAGATTGGCTTCGACGTGACGATCGAGAGTGACATTCCACTCGGCGCGGGCCTTGGCTCGTCGGCGGCAGTCGTCGTCTCCGCCATCGACGCGGCGACGCGAGAACTTGGTGTGACACTCGAGACCGACGAAATCGCAGAGCGAGCCTACCGAACCGAACACGCCGTACAGGAGGGACAGGCCTCCCGTGCGGATACGTTCTGTTCGGCGACCGGCGGCGCGGTTCGTGTCGAGGGTGACGACTGTCGGGCAATCGATGCTCCCGACCTCCCACTCGTCATTGGGTTCGACGGCGGCGCGGGCGACACCGGCGAACTGGTCGCGGGCGTTCGCGACCTGCGCGAGGAGTACGACTTCGCGGCCGACACCGTCGAAACCATCGGCGACATCGTCCGCAACGGCGAAGACGCACTCGCTGCAGGCGACCTCGAGGAACTCGGGCGGTTGATGAACTTCAATCACGGCCTCCTGTCGGCGCTTGGTGTCTCCTCGAGATCGCTCGATTCGATGGTCTGGGCGGCCCGGGACGCGAACGCCCACGGCGCGAAACTAACCGGGGCAGGCGGTGGCGGCTGTATCGTCGCGCTCGATCCGACGCCCGAAACTGAAACTGCCTTGTCCTTTACACCCGGCTGTGAGGACGCGTTCCGCGCCGAACTCGCCGAAACAGGGGTGAAGCGACTCGAATGA
- a CDS encoding alpha/beta fold hydrolase, which translates to MDMVSHHSRETAYDWVDQGGNGPTLCCIHGSGGRHDVWSSQYHLTDRYPLAAVDLSGHGDSDDIDASAGYSTLSAYADDTLAVVNDTDADVLVGSSLGGAVAVHVLLERSYTPDAVVLTGAGARLGVLEDLLAWLATDFERAVEFLHGEDRFFHQPAPERQAASKDRFYDCGQAVTNRDFRTCHTFDVRDQLEAIEVPVLAVCGEYDQLTPPWYHEFLADEIPAGEYAELEDAAHLVMVEQPTAFNDTVADFLERVC; encoded by the coding sequence ATGGACATGGTATCACACCACAGTCGAGAGACTGCCTACGACTGGGTCGACCAGGGTGGGAACGGGCCGACGCTGTGTTGTATTCATGGCAGTGGCGGTCGCCACGACGTCTGGTCGTCCCAATACCACCTGACTGATCGGTATCCACTGGCCGCCGTCGATCTAAGTGGCCATGGCGATTCCGACGATATCGACGCATCAGCGGGGTATTCGACGCTCTCGGCGTACGCCGATGACACGCTTGCCGTTGTCAACGATACCGATGCCGACGTGCTCGTCGGCTCCTCACTCGGTGGTGCAGTCGCAGTACACGTTTTGCTCGAGCGCTCGTATACTCCCGATGCGGTCGTCCTGACGGGAGCCGGCGCACGACTCGGCGTCCTCGAGGATTTGCTTGCGTGGCTTGCGACCGACTTCGAACGAGCCGTCGAGTTTCTCCACGGCGAGGACCGGTTCTTCCACCAGCCAGCGCCGGAGCGACAGGCAGCCTCAAAAGATCGATTTTACGACTGCGGGCAGGCTGTGACGAACCGCGACTTTCGAACCTGCCACACCTTCGACGTTCGTGACCAACTCGAGGCGATCGAGGTCCCAGTACTTGCCGTCTGTGGTGAGTACGATCAACTGACGCCACCCTGGTACCACGAGTTTCTGGCCGACGAAATTCCGGCCGGCGAGTACGCCGAACTCGAGGATGCAGCCCATCTCGTGATGGTCGAGCAACCGACTGCGTTTAATGACACCGTCGCCGACTTTCTCGAGCGAGTGTGCTGA
- a CDS encoding phosphate/phosphite/phosphonate ABC transporter substrate-binding protein, translated as MNRRTYLGVLAGTAVAGTAGCLGDDDEPTDNGDDSNDTTENGSDGSDAETDSVGEWVDDHIEFGLPPFQDAEDLEEQYAGTFEWLADGFDGVDAVEGVPTTSYASVVESVVNGHTELANLSPFIFVLAQEDDIHPLAINWSHGSDSYHTYIATREDTGIEHIDDLEGTTIAMVDPMSASGGMFPRHRLNEAGLHAGDLETEPEDFDIQWAGSHDAALRVLEEGHVDAAAYGDFEHPDDDDIIKIAESDPIPFDVIVAKPDTPEDVQDELAERLVDTPEDALEDHRVDEYGEFDPDLYDHVRDIAEEMGLDIETLDEAEDEDD; from the coding sequence ATGAATAGACGAACGTATCTCGGAGTACTCGCAGGAACCGCGGTCGCCGGCACGGCTGGCTGTCTCGGCGACGACGATGAGCCAACAGACAACGGAGACGATTCGAACGACACGACTGAGAACGGGAGCGACGGCAGCGACGCCGAAACGGACTCCGTTGGCGAGTGGGTCGACGACCATATCGAGTTCGGCCTCCCGCCGTTTCAGGACGCCGAAGACCTCGAAGAACAGTACGCCGGCACCTTCGAGTGGCTCGCAGACGGCTTCGACGGCGTTGATGCGGTCGAAGGCGTCCCGACGACGAGTTACGCGAGCGTGGTCGAAAGCGTCGTCAACGGGCACACCGAACTGGCGAATCTCTCGCCGTTCATTTTCGTCCTCGCACAGGAAGACGATATCCACCCGCTCGCGATCAACTGGTCTCACGGCTCTGACTCGTATCACACCTACATCGCCACGCGAGAAGACACCGGCATTGAACACATCGACGACCTCGAGGGCACAACAATCGCAATGGTCGATCCGATGTCCGCAAGCGGCGGGATGTTCCCACGCCACCGCCTAAACGAAGCCGGCCTGCACGCGGGCGACCTCGAGACCGAACCCGAAGACTTCGATATTCAATGGGCCGGCAGCCACGACGCCGCTCTGCGCGTCTTAGAAGAAGGCCACGTCGACGCTGCAGCCTACGGCGACTTCGAGCACCCAGATGACGACGACATCATCAAAATCGCCGAAAGCGATCCGATTCCGTTCGACGTGATCGTCGCCAAACCGGACACACCCGAGGATGTCCAAGACGAACTCGCCGAGCGACTGGTTGACACCCCTGAAGACGCACTCGAGGATCACCGCGTCGACGAGTACGGTGAGTTCGATCCGGACCTGTACGATCACGTCCGCGACATCGCCGAGGAGATGGGCCTCGACATCGAAACGCTCGACGAGGCCGAGGACGAAGACGACTAA
- a CDS encoding S8 family serine peptidase — MAQNDPHDGEAHDDTEYNRRSFLTGAGSASMVGLLASTGLVSADDDGRDPGPKEDELLIGVSSSVSDIEAEVGPEIPGDAWIEHTNETIHYAVISLPESTPESARETIIDTLEDIDQIEYAEENATLEALSQPNDPYYGQQHAPQQVNCEQAWETTYGSDDVVISIVDQGIQYDHPVLADNMDDSVSDHGNVFVGRGSDPYPVSGNEQHGTHVGGIAAAGTDNGTGHAGISNCSMLSARALDQNGQGSLSDIADAIQWSVDAGADIINLSLGSSSGFRTLAAACQYAADNDVLLVGAAGNSSAYGAMYPAAYDEVVAVSALNSNDSLASFSNYGPAIDLAAPGSQVISAVPWDNYTRMSGTSMSAPVVAGVAGLVLSAYPDLTGAELRAHLQSTAVDVGLSSNAQGHGRVDAGEAVTTVPEGYTGETPSDGTDGDNEDEENEGDDDEQDDQDEQDDVAGRLLAFITEPEANSAAYEFTAEGAVEFADAPYESPSGGNIEGGTYTSEDFIDEDGDTVHAGGITGGGHGDAFDVDGAVTDIDLEQSDVMWVELDGEEMTPEEIIEETGGSDDDDDSSDEPTERLLAFITETDASNAGYEFTADGPVEFTEAPYESPSGGSIEGGTYTSEDFIDDDSDPVRAGGITGGGHGDAFTVTGPIHSIDLEQPDVMWVELEGDELSPEEIIDETGGDGDDDETGGDGDDDETPNCGDQTDGASADGELEGGWQGDSDRYTYALRTDSPCGATISLESSGGADVTLYLNTDGSVPDQQSYEESVDANGDLTLDLEGDEHLGLRVHASNGSATYAFEIEERGR, encoded by the coding sequence ATGGCACAGAACGATCCCCACGATGGGGAGGCTCACGACGACACTGAATACAACCGCCGCTCGTTTCTGACGGGTGCAGGATCGGCCTCGATGGTTGGCTTACTCGCCTCGACTGGACTCGTCAGCGCAGACGACGACGGTCGCGATCCCGGCCCCAAAGAAGACGAACTACTCATTGGTGTCTCTTCATCTGTCTCGGATATCGAAGCCGAAGTCGGCCCCGAAATTCCTGGCGACGCCTGGATTGAACACACGAACGAAACGATTCACTACGCCGTCATCTCGCTTCCCGAATCCACACCCGAATCGGCACGTGAAACGATTATCGACACACTCGAGGATATCGACCAGATTGAGTACGCTGAAGAGAACGCCACACTCGAGGCGCTCAGTCAGCCGAACGATCCCTACTATGGCCAGCAACACGCACCACAGCAGGTCAACTGCGAACAAGCGTGGGAGACGACGTATGGGAGCGACGACGTCGTTATCTCGATTGTCGATCAGGGCATTCAGTACGACCACCCGGTGCTGGCCGACAACATGGACGACAGCGTCTCTGACCACGGCAACGTTTTCGTTGGCCGTGGCAGCGACCCATACCCAGTCTCTGGGAACGAACAACACGGCACCCACGTCGGTGGCATCGCCGCGGCCGGAACGGATAACGGCACCGGCCACGCTGGAATCAGCAACTGTTCGATGCTCTCCGCTCGAGCCCTCGATCAAAACGGGCAAGGGTCGCTCTCTGATATCGCCGATGCGATCCAGTGGTCGGTCGACGCTGGTGCTGACATAATCAACCTCTCGCTTGGTTCCTCGAGTGGCTTCCGAACACTTGCGGCGGCCTGTCAGTATGCGGCTGACAACGATGTCTTGCTCGTTGGCGCAGCAGGAAACTCGAGTGCGTATGGCGCGATGTACCCGGCGGCGTATGACGAGGTTGTCGCGGTTTCTGCGCTGAACAGCAACGATTCGCTCGCTTCGTTTTCGAACTACGGACCCGCAATCGACCTCGCTGCACCTGGTTCGCAAGTCATCTCGGCGGTTCCCTGGGACAACTACACCAGAATGTCGGGTACGTCGATGTCAGCGCCGGTCGTCGCCGGCGTCGCCGGATTGGTGCTATCGGCCTATCCTGACCTCACGGGTGCTGAACTGCGCGCACACCTGCAGTCGACAGCTGTCGACGTTGGCCTCTCCTCGAATGCACAGGGCCATGGTCGCGTCGACGCGGGAGAGGCAGTGACGACCGTTCCCGAGGGATATACCGGAGAGACGCCCTCGGATGGAACCGACGGCGATAACGAAGATGAAGAGAACGAAGGCGACGACGATGAGCAAGACGATCAGGATGAGCAAGATGACGTAGCGGGTCGACTTCTGGCGTTCATCACCGAACCAGAGGCAAACAGCGCGGCCTATGAATTTACCGCCGAAGGCGCAGTCGAATTTGCCGACGCACCCTATGAGAGTCCGTCCGGCGGAAACATCGAGGGTGGCACCTACACCAGTGAGGACTTCATCGACGAAGACGGCGACACTGTCCATGCAGGTGGGATCACGGGCGGTGGCCACGGCGATGCCTTCGACGTTGATGGTGCAGTCACTGATATCGACCTCGAGCAATCGGATGTGATGTGGGTCGAACTCGACGGCGAGGAGATGACGCCCGAGGAAATCATCGAGGAAACTGGCGGCAGTGACGACGATGATGATTCGAGCGACGAACCAACAGAGCGACTTCTGGCATTCATTACGGAGACAGATGCCAGTAACGCAGGCTACGAATTCACGGCAGACGGTCCCGTAGAATTCACTGAGGCACCCTACGAGAGTCCATCCGGCGGGAGCATCGAAGGTGGCACCTACACGAGCGAGGATTTCATCGACGACGATAGCGATCCCGTTCGAGCGGGCGGGATTACTGGCGGGGGCCACGGTGACGCGTTCACCGTCACCGGCCCAATCCACTCGATTGATCTCGAGCAACCCGATGTGATGTGGGTCGAACTCGAGGGAGACGAACTCTCACCTGAGGAAATCATCGACGAAACAGGTGGTGATGGCGACGACGACGAAACAGGTGGTGATGGCGACGACGACGAAACGCCCAACTGTGGGGACCAAACCGACGGTGCGAGTGCCGATGGCGAACTCGAGGGGGGCTGGCAGGGCGACAGTGACAGATACACCTACGCGCTCCGCACCGACTCACCCTGTGGCGCGACGATTTCACTCGAGAGTTCCGGCGGTGCAGATGTGACGCTGTACCTCAACACGGACGGCAGCGTGCCGGATCAGCAGTCCTATGAGGAGTCAGTGGACGCAAACGGTGACCTCACCCTCGACCTCGAGGGAGACGAACATCTCGGGCTCCGAGTACACGCGAGCAACGGCAGCGCCACGTACGCATTCGAGATCGAAGAGCGCGGACGCTGA
- the rpsB gene encoding 30S ribosomal protein S2, whose translation MTDDNATQEGLDAAEEEIDEEPAEGAGPAAEPDEDVEPADEQPTAADEAEEEPATDEDAGPTLDDDVMSDEEADLLIPVEDYLGAGVHIGTQQKTSDMERFIHRVRTDGLYVLDVSKTDGRIRTAADFLENYDPEQILVTSSRQYGRFPAEKFAEAVGARARTGRFIPGTLTNPKYAGYIEPDVVVVTDPIGDAQAVKEAITVGIPVIAMCDSNNQVSNVDLVVPTNNKGRKALSVVYWLLANEVLDRRGAEPSYSLEDFESMV comes from the coding sequence ATGACAGACGACAACGCAACCCAAGAAGGGCTCGACGCCGCCGAGGAGGAAATCGACGAGGAGCCAGCCGAAGGGGCTGGCCCCGCCGCCGAACCCGACGAGGATGTCGAGCCAGCAGACGAACAGCCCACCGCGGCCGACGAGGCCGAGGAAGAACCAGCGACGGACGAAGACGCCGGTCCAACCCTCGACGACGACGTAATGTCCGACGAGGAAGCCGACCTGCTCATCCCCGTCGAGGACTACCTCGGTGCCGGTGTCCACATCGGTACCCAGCAAAAGACCAGCGACATGGAGCGGTTCATCCACCGCGTCCGAACCGACGGTCTCTACGTGCTCGACGTCTCGAAGACCGACGGCCGCATCCGAACGGCCGCGGACTTCCTCGAGAACTATGACCCGGAACAGATCCTGGTCACGTCCTCGCGTCAGTACGGCCGCTTCCCGGCAGAGAAGTTCGCCGAAGCCGTGGGCGCACGCGCCCGCACCGGCCGCTTCATCCCCGGAACGCTGACCAACCCCAAGTACGCCGGCTACATCGAGCCCGATGTCGTCGTCGTCACTGACCCGATTGGTGACGCCCAGGCCGTCAAAGAGGCGATCACCGTTGGGATCCCAGTTATCGCAATGTGTGACTCGAACAACCAAGTCAGCAACGTCGACCTCGTTGTCCCAACGAACAACAAGGGTCGCAAGGCCCTTTCGGTCGTCTACTGGTTGCTCGCAAACGAAGTCCTCGACCGCCGCGGTGCCGAGCCGTCGTACTCGCTCGAGGACTTCGAGAGTATGGTCTAA
- the phnE gene encoding phosphonate ABC transporter, permease protein PhnE, which yields MSRHEQRANGEPGVDEEFDRIQSRWRRRMLGHVAAVVGLLALVVATARWLGFDLAYLWAHRNNLRDVLLEEMLAPSELWPQLQGDASTLIPATLETLAIAGVGTALGLPLAFCLGILGASNVTPKLVNEPVRLLLGGVRAVPSMVYALLFVILAGIGPVAGALAIAMGTIGDLGRLFADEMEEIDSRPVEAVASSGAGLLATTSAARIPQVATAYVAWTLFYLELNARKSSVLGIVGAGGIGYPLIMAFNARNYTRVMAAIVAILVLVVGVEFVANRLRDLLDAERRTSH from the coding sequence ATGTCACGGCATGAGCAACGAGCGAACGGCGAGCCTGGTGTCGACGAGGAGTTCGACCGAATTCAAAGCCGCTGGCGACGACGCATGCTCGGTCACGTCGCTGCCGTCGTGGGCCTGCTTGCACTCGTCGTCGCAACCGCCCGCTGGCTTGGGTTCGATCTGGCCTATCTCTGGGCACACCGCAACAACCTCCGAGATGTCTTACTCGAGGAGATGCTCGCACCGAGTGAGCTGTGGCCTCAGCTGCAGGGTGACGCCTCGACGCTTATCCCGGCGACGCTCGAAACGCTCGCTATCGCTGGCGTCGGCACCGCGCTCGGCTTGCCCCTCGCGTTCTGTCTCGGGATTCTCGGTGCGAGTAACGTCACGCCGAAACTCGTCAACGAACCCGTTCGGCTCTTGCTCGGCGGCGTGCGAGCCGTCCCGAGCATGGTCTATGCACTCTTGTTCGTCATCCTGGCCGGGATTGGCCCCGTTGCCGGCGCACTCGCCATCGCCATGGGGACCATTGGCGACCTCGGCCGCCTCTTTGCCGACGAGATGGAAGAGATCGACAGCCGGCCAGTCGAGGCCGTCGCCTCGAGCGGTGCCGGCTTGCTTGCGACAACCTCCGCCGCCCGAATACCGCAGGTTGCAACCGCCTACGTCGCCTGGACGCTCTTTTATCTTGAGCTCAACGCACGCAAGAGTTCGGTACTCGGTATCGTCGGGGCTGGCGGTATCGGTTACCCGCTGATCATGGCCTTCAACGCGCGCAACTACACGCGAGTGATGGCGGCTATCGTCGCAATTCTCGTGCTCGTAGTGGGTGTCGAGTTCGTCGCGAACCGACTGCGGGATTTACTCGATGCAGAGCGCCGGACATCACACTAG
- a CDS encoding thiamine-phosphate synthase family protein gives MSLVLPNELVVDHFLPTVRAMLATRLSDRGLTQQEIADELGVTQAAVSKYVSGESGGDDRFRDHPETVATVDRIADGLAGGEMDSYDALAELLSLIRSLEDRGPICELHEEEMPELRGLGCDLCVRGLDPDVRAERDVLATVRTAARTLASIPGMAAYIPNVGTNVGMALPDAHDETDVAAIPGRIYAMSGRIEIPANPEFGASKHVATAVLAANTVDPNIRGALNVATDDDLLEAAREAGLEPLEFDADYEDRRAHLLERFRDHGHVPRVAYHRGAFGIEPTTFIFGATAREAVDRLETLLASDAE, from the coding sequence ATGTCGCTCGTCCTGCCGAACGAACTCGTCGTCGACCACTTTCTCCCGACAGTGCGGGCGATGCTCGCGACGCGTCTGTCTGACCGCGGGCTGACCCAACAGGAAATTGCAGACGAACTCGGTGTCACACAGGCCGCCGTCAGCAAGTACGTCAGCGGCGAGAGCGGCGGCGACGACCGCTTTCGCGACCACCCAGAAACCGTGGCCACCGTCGACCGTATCGCCGACGGCCTTGCCGGCGGCGAGATGGACAGCTACGACGCACTCGCCGAACTCCTCTCGCTTATCCGCTCGCTCGAGGACCGCGGCCCGATCTGTGAACTCCACGAAGAAGAGATGCCCGAACTCCGCGGACTCGGCTGTGATCTGTGCGTTCGCGGACTTGATCCAGACGTTCGGGCCGAACGCGATGTCCTTGCGACTGTCCGCACTGCTGCCCGAACACTCGCCTCGATTCCGGGGATGGCCGCCTACATCCCGAATGTCGGCACGAACGTCGGCATGGCCCTGCCCGACGCCCACGACGAAACCGATGTGGCCGCTATCCCCGGGCGCATCTACGCGATGAGTGGTCGAATCGAAATACCTGCCAATCCAGAATTCGGCGCATCAAAACACGTCGCCACGGCCGTCCTCGCAGCCAACACAGTCGATCCCAACATTCGAGGCGCACTTAACGTCGCAACCGACGACGACCTCCTCGAGGCCGCCCGCGAGGCCGGACTCGAGCCACTCGAGTTCGATGCAGACTACGAGGACCGACGAGCGCATCTCCTCGAGCGATTTCGCGATCACGGTCACGTTCCGCGAGTGGCCTACCACCGCGGCGCGTTCGGCATTGAACCCACCACGTTCATCTTCGGCGCGACAGCCCGCGAAGCAGTTGACCGACTCGAGACACTGCTGGCTAGCGACGCTGAGTAA
- a CDS encoding NYN domain-containing protein, with translation MLDQVRARLGLEAGTQSAPSVGLFVDGPNVLRDEFDVDLDDLRTVAQDLGRVGVIRLYLDEHATPGLIQAAEARGFEVIVTSGDVDVKLAVDATALGSAGTIDRLAIVSRDTDFKPVLEHAGTTGIETIAIAPGSYGRSDALRNAADKAVTIDE, from the coding sequence ATGCTTGATCAGGTTCGCGCCCGTCTCGGCCTCGAGGCTGGGACGCAGTCGGCGCCATCAGTGGGCCTCTTCGTCGACGGGCCAAACGTTCTTCGAGACGAGTTCGACGTCGATCTCGATGACCTCCGAACGGTAGCCCAGGATCTCGGCCGCGTCGGCGTTATCCGACTCTATCTCGACGAACACGCCACGCCGGGACTCATTCAGGCCGCTGAAGCCCGCGGTTTCGAAGTGATCGTCACTAGTGGCGATGTCGACGTCAAACTCGCCGTCGACGCAACTGCACTGGGCAGCGCCGGCACCATTGACCGCCTCGCAATCGTCTCGAGAGATACGGACTTCAAACCAGTTCTCGAGCATGCCGGAACCACGGGTATCGAGACGATCGCGATTGCACCAGGGTCGTACGGCCGCTCCGATGCGCTCCGAAACGCGGCGGACAAGGCGGTCACAATCGACGAGTAA
- a CDS encoding isopentenyl phosphate kinase, protein MIVLKLGGSAITDKDRPETLDGNALNRAAAAIADARAGAARDEDLVIVHGGGSFGHHNASEHGVTTTDGSHDPDAVFDIHGAMTTLNRFVLTRLADHDVPAVPVHPFSTAHRDADGDLTLPTGQVETLLEEGFVPVLHGDLVAHAGAGVTVISGDELVTELATALEADRVGLCSTVPGVLDDDDTVIEQITAFDDVASVLGESESTDVTGGMAAKVQTLLELEAPASIFGLADVGPFLEGEEPGTTVE, encoded by the coding sequence ATGATCGTCCTGAAACTCGGCGGCAGCGCGATTACGGACAAAGACCGGCCCGAAACGCTCGACGGCAACGCCTTGAACCGGGCCGCCGCGGCAATCGCCGACGCCCGCGCGGGCGCTGCACGCGACGAAGACCTCGTGATTGTCCACGGCGGGGGGAGTTTCGGTCACCACAACGCAAGCGAACACGGCGTGACGACGACCGACGGGAGTCACGACCCGGATGCAGTCTTTGACATCCACGGCGCGATGACGACGCTCAACCGCTTCGTCCTCACCCGACTGGCCGACCACGATGTGCCCGCGGTCCCGGTCCATCCATTCTCGACGGCTCACCGCGACGCCGACGGCGACCTGACGCTGCCAACTGGCCAGGTCGAAACGCTGCTCGAGGAGGGGTTCGTCCCTGTCCTTCATGGCGACCTCGTCGCTCATGCAGGTGCGGGCGTTACCGTTATCAGTGGCGACGAACTCGTCACCGAACTGGCGACAGCACTCGAGGCAGACCGCGTTGGGCTCTGCTCAACCGTTCCCGGTGTGTTGGACGACGACGATACCGTAATCGAGCAGATCACAGCATTCGACGACGTTGCGTCCGTCCTCGGCGAAAGCGAGTCGACCGACGTGACTGGCGGCATGGCTGCAAAAGTCCAGACACTCCTCGAACTCGAGGCACCGGCGTCGATTTTCGGCCTCGCAGACGTCGGGCCGTTTCTCGAGGGCGAGGAGCCAGGGACGACAGTCGAGTGA
- a CDS encoding phosphonate ABC transporter ATP-binding protein → MLTATGLTKRYGDHEAVADISFELEPGELAILIGRSGAGKTTLLRCLNGLEEPDSGRVRLSGEQINPTDAALVFQEGALLDTKTALSNVLDGGLGREPAWRELLGWHDLAEKRGALERLHAVDLAGYADRRVGDLSGGERQRVGIARALQQEPRVLLADEPVASLDPETARAVLERLETVVREQNLIGLVSLHQPQLADGLADHYLGLADGRLTLDATADEVDPERLEGVYEYDVTA, encoded by the coding sequence ATGCTCACCGCAACCGGCCTCACGAAACGCTACGGCGACCACGAGGCGGTCGCCGACATTTCGTTCGAGCTCGAGCCCGGCGAGTTAGCGATTCTCATCGGCCGCTCCGGGGCCGGCAAAACGACGCTACTTCGCTGTCTCAATGGCCTCGAGGAGCCCGATTCCGGACGCGTGAGACTCAGCGGTGAGCAGATCAACCCAACTGACGCTGCACTTGTTTTTCAGGAAGGTGCCCTTCTCGACACCAAAACCGCACTCTCGAACGTCCTCGATGGCGGACTCGGGCGCGAACCAGCCTGGCGAGAACTCCTTGGCTGGCACGACCTCGCAGAAAAACGCGGCGCACTCGAGCGCCTCCATGCGGTCGATCTGGCCGGCTACGCGGACCGTCGCGTTGGCGACCTCTCGGGCGGCGAACGCCAACGCGTTGGCATCGCTCGCGCGCTCCAGCAGGAACCCCGTGTGTTGCTCGCAGACGAACCCGTCGCCTCGCTCGACCCCGAAACTGCGCGTGCCGTCCTCGAGCGCCTCGAGACAGTTGTCCGCGAGCAGAATCTGATTGGCTTGGTGAGTTTGCACCAGCCCCAACTCGCTGACGGACTCGCTGATCACTATCTCGGCCTCGCAGACGGGCGACTGACACTCGATGCGACGGCAGATGAGGTCGATCCCGAGCGTCTCGAGGGGGTGTACGAGTACGATGTCACGGCATGA